The genomic region TTGCTGCGCAGCCAGCAAAAAGGACGCATCTAAACGATCGGGCGTCATTCCGGCCGCGGCCAAGGGTAAAGATCTTCTTTTCGCGGGAACTTTTCCCTTGGCCACGTTTGCGCGTATGATTTCCGCGCGGGTTGCGTGTATAATAGAACCATTGAATTTCAGGAGGAGATGACTGTGCCCTACGTCATTACTGAGCCTTGCATCGGTGTCAAAGATAAGTCTTGCGTCGCCGTCTGTCCCGTCGACTGCATCAAAGAAGCGGACGACCAGCTTTATATCGACCCCAGCGAGTGCATCGACTGCGGCCTTTGCGAGCCGGAGTGTCCGGTGGACGCGATTTTTATGGAGGACGAAGTTCCCGAACAGTGGAAGAAGTTCATCCAGATCAATGCGGACTACGCGAAGAAATAACGCCATCCTCCCAAAGATTGAAGCGCGCTCCCTGTGGAGCGCGCTTTTTTTTGCCAAAAATATTCTTGTGAAATTATATATAAAATTTCACGAATTCAGGTAATCTATCCGTAAGGTGCAGGCGAAGAAGCCTGTAATGAGGACGATATTCAGTACTCTCGCGAACAATTTGAGACTCTGATGGCCGAGATCTCACATCCGGAGATTGACCCGCACGTCGTCCCAGAGCCGCGCTGGCCGG from Capsulimonas corticalis harbors:
- a CDS encoding indolepyruvate ferredoxin oxidoreductase subunit alpha, with the translated sequence MPYVITEPCIGVKDKSCVAVCPVDCIKEADDQLYIDPSECIDCGLCEPECPVDAIFMEDEVPEQWKKFIQINADYAKK